From the genome of Streptomyces sp. NBC_01317, one region includes:
- the pheT gene encoding phenylalanine--tRNA ligase subunit beta: MRVPLSWLREYVDLPATETGRDVQARLVSAGLEVEAVEQLGAGLKGPLVVGKVLTIEELEGFKKPIRFCTVDVGTANGTGDPQEIVCGARNFSVGDKVVVVLPGAVLPGDFAIAARKTYGKTSHGMICSGDELGMGDDGSGGIIVLPPEHEVGTDAIALLELVDEVLDIAVTPDRGYCLSLRGVARETATAYGLALRDPALLDVPAPNAFGHPVKIADPRGSDRFTARTVTGLDPEARSPIWLTRRLQKAGMRPISLAVDITNYVMLEVGQPLHAYDRSRIDGPLGVRRALPGEKITTLDGAERTLDPEDLVITDDRGAIGLAGVMGGADTEIADVAVDPETGEVHGTTEVVIEAAHFDPISIARTARRHKLASEASKRFERGVDPQAAAAAAQRTVDLLVLLAGGSAGAGVTEIVAPYAPHTIVMPAGHPDRVAGMVYGRETVVRRLQEVGCTVHGQDELVVTVPSWRPDLGAPNDLAEEVIRLEGYENLPSTLPTPPSGRGLTERQRLHRRVGRVLAGAGYVEALNYPFIGDAVLDALGLPADDARRRTVTLVNPLSDEEPALRTTLLPGLLAALRRNDGRGSHDLALFETGLVFRPTGHETVPVRLPVDRRPSDEDLAGLDAALPRQPRRAAVVLAGAREQAGWWGAGRPADWADAVEAARTVAREAGVGLTVRAGQHEPWHPGRCAALFATVDGEETLVGHAGELHPRVVKALGVPDRTCAMEVELDLLERAGEGPVQAPRISTFPVATQDVALVVAHDVPATAVEEALHQGAGELLESLRLFDVFTGEQIGEGRKSLAYALRFRAPDRTLTVEEATAARDAAVALAAERTGAVLRGA, from the coding sequence ATGCGCGTCCCGCTTTCCTGGCTGCGGGAGTACGTCGACCTGCCGGCGACGGAGACCGGCCGCGACGTGCAGGCCCGGCTCGTGTCGGCCGGCCTGGAGGTGGAGGCCGTCGAACAGCTCGGCGCCGGCCTCAAGGGCCCCCTGGTCGTGGGCAAGGTCCTCACCATCGAGGAGCTGGAGGGCTTCAAGAAGCCCATCCGCTTCTGCACCGTCGACGTCGGCACGGCCAACGGAACCGGCGACCCGCAGGAGATCGTCTGCGGCGCCCGGAACTTCTCCGTCGGCGACAAGGTCGTCGTGGTCCTGCCGGGCGCGGTGCTGCCCGGCGACTTCGCGATCGCCGCGCGCAAGACGTACGGCAAGACCTCGCACGGCATGATCTGCTCCGGCGACGAGCTGGGCATGGGCGATGACGGCTCCGGCGGCATCATCGTGCTCCCCCCGGAGCACGAGGTCGGCACCGACGCGATCGCGCTCCTGGAGCTGGTCGACGAGGTCCTCGACATCGCCGTCACCCCGGACCGCGGCTACTGCCTCTCGCTGCGCGGGGTCGCCCGCGAGACCGCGACCGCGTACGGCCTGGCCCTGCGCGACCCGGCGCTGCTCGACGTGCCCGCGCCGAACGCCTTCGGCCACCCGGTGAAGATCGCCGACCCGAGGGGCTCCGACCGCTTCACGGCCCGTACGGTCACCGGCCTCGACCCCGAGGCCCGCAGCCCCATCTGGCTGACGCGCCGGCTCCAGAAGGCCGGCATGCGGCCGATCTCGCTGGCCGTCGACATCACCAACTACGTGATGCTGGAGGTCGGCCAGCCCCTGCACGCGTACGACCGCTCCCGGATCGACGGGCCCCTCGGGGTCCGCCGCGCCCTGCCCGGCGAGAAGATCACCACGCTCGACGGCGCCGAGCGGACCCTCGACCCCGAGGACCTGGTCATCACCGACGACCGGGGGGCCATCGGCCTCGCCGGGGTCATGGGCGGCGCCGACACCGAGATCGCCGATGTCGCCGTCGACCCCGAGACCGGGGAGGTGCACGGCACCACCGAGGTCGTCATCGAGGCCGCGCACTTCGACCCCATCTCCATCGCCCGCACCGCGCGCCGCCACAAGCTGGCCTCCGAGGCGTCCAAGCGCTTCGAGCGCGGCGTCGACCCGCAGGCCGCGGCCGCCGCCGCGCAGCGGACCGTCGACCTGCTGGTCCTGCTCGCCGGCGGCTCCGCGGGCGCCGGGGTCACCGAGATCGTCGCGCCGTACGCGCCGCACACGATCGTCATGCCCGCGGGCCACCCCGACCGGGTGGCGGGCATGGTCTACGGGCGCGAGACCGTCGTACGGCGGCTCCAGGAAGTCGGCTGCACCGTCCACGGCCAGGACGAACTGGTCGTCACCGTCCCGTCCTGGCGCCCCGACCTCGGCGCGCCCAACGACCTCGCCGAGGAGGTCATCCGCCTGGAGGGGTACGAGAACCTCCCCTCCACGCTGCCGACCCCGCCCTCGGGCCGGGGTCTCACCGAGCGGCAGCGGCTGCACCGCAGGGTCGGCCGGGTGCTGGCCGGCGCCGGGTACGTCGAGGCGCTCAACTACCCGTTCATCGGCGACGCCGTCCTGGACGCCCTCGGGCTGCCGGCCGACGACGCCCGCCGCCGTACGGTCACGCTGGTCAACCCGCTCTCCGACGAGGAGCCCGCGCTGCGCACGACGCTGCTGCCGGGCCTCCTCGCGGCCCTGCGCCGCAACGACGGACGCGGCTCGCACGACCTGGCGCTGTTCGAGACCGGTCTGGTCTTCCGGCCGACCGGCCACGAGACCGTGCCGGTACGGCTGCCCGTCGACCGGCGGCCCTCCGACGAGGACCTCGCCGGGCTCGACGCCGCGCTGCCGCGCCAGCCGCGCCGCGCCGCCGTGGTCCTGGCCGGTGCCCGTGAGCAGGCCGGCTGGTGGGGCGCGGGGCGCCCGGCCGACTGGGCGGACGCCGTCGAGGCGGCCCGTACCGTCGCACGGGAGGCCGGCGTCGGGCTGACCGTCCGCGCCGGGCAGCACGAGCCGTGGCACCCGGGCCGGTGCGCGGCCCTCTTCGCCACCGTGGACGGCGAGGAGACGCTCGTCGGCCACGCGGGAGAGCTGCACCCGAGGGTCGTCAAGGCGCTCGGGGTACCGGACCGTACCTGCGCCATGGAGGTCGAACTGGACCTCCTGGAGCGGGCGGGCGAAGGCCCCGTCCAGGCGCCGCGGATCTCCACGTTCCCGGTCGCCACCCAGGACGTGGCGCTGGTCGTCGCGCACGACGTGCCGGCCACGGCGGTGGAGGAGGCCCTTCACCAGGGCGCGGGCGAACTGCTGGAGTCCCTGCGGCTGTTCGACGTCTTCACCGGCGAGCAGATCGGCGAGGGCCGCAAGTCCCTCGCGTACGCCCTGCGCTTCCGGGCGCCGGACCGCACACTGACCGTCGAGGAGGCCACGGCCGCGCGCGACGCGGCGGTGGCGCTGGCGGCCGAGCGGACCGGAGCGGTGCTGCGCGGCGCGTGA
- a CDS encoding PP2C family protein-serine/threonine phosphatase, with product MIRTRAAGDARAIAPVPRRVVECVVLGLWLVLVVLWELTCPLEEEGDGLVRRTVTCAAFLMAVGYLLTGVRRGPVRELREARAVARATQDVLLRPLPPAIDGLTLAARRLSVSHGADVGGDLYEAVATPYGVRIVIGDVRGHGLSAIGAVAAVLGSFREAAHDEAGLDGVLRRLDRAYQRRLRDLVRQEHPATDGREPENPAAEEFVTVLLLEIGADSDVRALNCGHPWPYRLGQGAVPLSTVEPLPPLGAFPLPDDLAPLVCGRLLPGEALFLHTDGAEDARDAAGRFFGLKDALVRSLAGCPPGVPVSPAHVARQVHTALLRHTGGRITDDVALLVLRNDRGDRGDRTRVPAQQTGEPALRRARTEPSRR from the coding sequence ATGATCCGTACCAGGGCAGCGGGGGACGCGCGGGCGATCGCGCCCGTCCCGCGGCGTGTTGTCGAATGTGTGGTGCTGGGCCTCTGGCTGGTGCTGGTCGTCCTCTGGGAGCTGACCTGTCCGCTGGAGGAGGAGGGCGACGGCCTGGTCCGCCGCACGGTGACCTGCGCGGCGTTCCTAATGGCGGTGGGCTATCTGCTCACCGGCGTACGGCGCGGCCCCGTCCGGGAGTTGCGCGAGGCGAGGGCGGTCGCGCGCGCCACCCAGGACGTCCTGCTCAGGCCGCTGCCCCCGGCCATCGACGGGCTGACCCTGGCCGCCCGCAGGCTCTCCGTCTCGCACGGCGCCGACGTCGGCGGCGACCTGTACGAGGCGGTGGCCACCCCGTACGGCGTGCGGATCGTCATCGGGGACGTACGCGGGCACGGCCTGTCCGCCATCGGCGCGGTGGCCGCCGTCCTCGGCAGCTTCCGGGAGGCCGCGCACGACGAGGCGGGTCTCGACGGGGTGCTGCGCCGGCTCGACCGCGCCTACCAGCGCCGGTTGCGGGACCTGGTGCGCCAGGAGCACCCGGCGACGGACGGCCGGGAGCCGGAGAATCCGGCGGCGGAGGAGTTCGTCACGGTCCTGCTGCTGGAGATCGGCGCGGACTCGGACGTACGGGCCCTCAACTGCGGGCATCCGTGGCCCTACCGGCTCGGGCAGGGCGCCGTACCGCTGTCCACCGTCGAGCCGCTGCCCCCGCTGGGCGCCTTTCCGCTGCCGGACGACCTCGCGCCACTGGTGTGCGGGCGGCTGCTGCCCGGAGAAGCGCTGTTCCTCCATACGGACGGGGCGGAGGACGCCCGCGACGCGGCGGGACGGTTCTTCGGCCTCAAGGACGCGCTCGTACGGTCCCTGGCGGGCTGCCCGCCCGGGGTGCCCGTCTCGCCGGCGCACGTGGCGCGGCAGGTGCACACGGCGCTGCTGCGGCACACCGGCGGGCGGATCACCGACGACGTCGCGCTGCTCGTCCTGCGCAACGACCGGGGCGACCGCGGCGACCGTACGCGGGTCCCGGCGCAGCAGACCGGCGAACCGGCGCTGCGCCGCGCCCGTACAGAACCCTCCCGTCGGTGA
- a CDS encoding transcriptional regulator yields the protein MQPNTLLDSLLDEAGISHAGLAARINRAGAARGLALRYEHTAVARWLKGQRPRGQVPDLICSVLSDRLCRPLTLDDIGLGVPGAYRPAGTPLSGFVERAAALWRSDEQQRPHLAAAPAVTGTPAVMPVWEWENPPEDTDVSRAGRTRVGPADVELLKSARAHYELMYRRSGGVATRARVVGFLNAETAPLLRGSYGDTLGRQLHRATGGLVAVAGICAYDSDAHGLAQRYFHQALRLAKASGDRGLGAYVIALLVNQSLHMGEYRQAVAFAEAALRAAGPRITPALTADLYAMQAKSYAHLGDGGNALDRIRRAESAAERIRPGYEPDETGYVQPGLVNVQVAEALLSLGDLAAARAHATAAVGTPAHDRGRIHRLAMLSHIELRQGEPDRAARTAAEMAERAKGMESQRLRDRLRAVRGELVSSGSSEAGEAAALIDEALRVPL from the coding sequence ATGCAGCCCAACACTCTGCTCGACTCGCTGTTGGACGAGGCGGGCATCTCCCACGCCGGTCTCGCCGCCCGGATCAACCGCGCCGGCGCGGCCCGGGGTCTCGCGCTGCGGTACGAACACACCGCCGTGGCCCGGTGGTTGAAGGGGCAGCGGCCACGCGGCCAGGTGCCCGACCTGATCTGTTCGGTCCTGAGCGACCGGCTGTGCCGCCCGCTGACCCTCGACGACATCGGCCTCGGGGTGCCCGGCGCGTACCGGCCCGCCGGCACCCCGCTCTCCGGGTTCGTCGAACGGGCCGCCGCGCTCTGGCGCTCCGACGAACAGCAGCGGCCCCATCTGGCGGCGGCCCCCGCCGTCACCGGGACGCCCGCCGTCATGCCCGTCTGGGAGTGGGAGAACCCTCCGGAGGACACCGACGTCTCGCGCGCGGGCCGGACCAGGGTCGGCCCGGCCGACGTCGAGTTGCTCAAGTCGGCCCGGGCGCATTACGAGTTGATGTACCGAAGATCCGGCGGGGTCGCTACCCGCGCCCGGGTCGTCGGCTTCCTCAACGCCGAGACCGCGCCGCTGCTGCGCGGCTCCTACGGCGACACGCTGGGCCGGCAGCTGCACCGCGCCACGGGCGGACTGGTCGCGGTGGCGGGCATCTGCGCGTACGACTCCGACGCCCACGGCCTCGCCCAGCGCTACTTCCACCAGGCGCTGCGGCTCGCGAAGGCCAGCGGCGACCGGGGACTCGGCGCCTATGTGATCGCGCTGCTCGTCAACCAGTCGCTGCACATGGGGGAGTACCGCCAGGCCGTCGCCTTCGCGGAGGCCGCCCTGCGGGCCGCCGGGCCGCGCATCACCCCCGCGCTCACCGCCGACCTCTACGCGATGCAGGCCAAGTCGTACGCCCATCTCGGCGACGGCGGCAACGCGTTGGACCGCATCCGGCGCGCGGAGAGCGCGGCGGAACGCATCCGGCCGGGGTACGAACCGGACGAGACGGGTTACGTCCAGCCGGGCCTGGTGAACGTCCAGGTGGCCGAGGCGCTGCTCAGCCTCGGCGATCTGGCGGCGGCGCGGGCGCACGCGACGGCCGCCGTGGGCACCCCGGCGCACGACCGGGGCAGGATTCACCGCCTCGCCATGCTCAGCCACATCGAGCTGCGGCAGGGCGAGCCCGACCGGGCGGCCAGAACCGCCGCCGAGATGGCCGAACGTGCGAAGGGCATGGAGTCCCAGCGGCTCAGGGACCGGCTGCGCGCGGTGCGCGGGGAGTTGGTGTCCAGCGGTTCCAGCGAGGCCGGGGAGGCGGCGGCGCTGATCGACGAAGCGCTCCGTGTGCCTCTGTAA
- a CDS encoding NUDIX hydrolase gives MQWTKLSEQTVYENRWFQVNLADVELPDGRHLDHFLIRLRPVAAATVVNEANEVLLLRRHRFITDSWGWELAAGVVEDGEDIERAAAREMEEETGWRPGPLRHLLTVEPSNGLTDARHHLYWAEEATYTGPPEDDFESSCREWVPLKLVPDMIARGEIPAANMAAGLLMLRHIRLG, from the coding sequence GTGCAGTGGACGAAACTGAGCGAACAGACTGTGTATGAGAATCGCTGGTTCCAGGTCAACCTCGCGGACGTCGAACTTCCGGACGGCCGCCACCTGGACCACTTCCTCATCCGGCTCCGCCCGGTCGCGGCGGCCACGGTCGTCAACGAGGCCAACGAGGTGCTGCTCCTCAGGCGCCACCGCTTCATCACCGACAGCTGGGGCTGGGAACTCGCCGCGGGGGTGGTCGAGGACGGCGAGGACATCGAACGCGCGGCGGCGCGGGAGATGGAGGAGGAGACGGGGTGGCGGCCGGGACCGCTGCGCCATCTGCTGACGGTCGAGCCGTCGAACGGCCTCACCGACGCGCGCCATCATCTGTACTGGGCGGAGGAGGCCACGTACACCGGACCGCCCGAGGACGACTTCGAGTCGTCGTGCCGCGAGTGGGTGCCGCTCAAGCTCGTACCGGACATGATCGCCCGGGGGGAGATCCCGGCCGCCAACATGGCGGCCGGGCTGCTGATGCTCCGTCACATACGGCTGGGCTGA
- a CDS encoding helicase HerA domain-containing protein: MEDHEEEHPPAAAALHRPGRPRAAGGAARLIGRGTDGQPVCADLDNESPHVLVCSAAGGGSSTTLRTLTAQLLHHGGHVLVLDAKRISQSWARALPTATYRRDITDIHDALLGLRSELKHRIDHADEHGDTDGLHRLTAVFESAVHTLRQLSRHWDKVRQAGKAKTSPAVDMYEELLFAGREARVHVLASAQGYSAALGREQFSTVLPGRVTTRTWSQAGPQVDTVPKAGTHPGRCHTVQRSTAPPSRRLAETRFRRAAGVSLSGER; encoded by the coding sequence GTGGAAGACCACGAAGAAGAGCACCCTCCCGCAGCGGCTGCGCTTCACCGACCCGGACGTCCGCGAGCAGCCGGAGGCGCTGCCCGCCTCATCGGCCGCGGCACCGACGGGCAGCCAGTCTGTGCCGACCTGGACAACGAATCGCCGCACGTCCTGGTCTGCTCCGCCGCGGGCGGCGGCAGCTCCACCACCTTGCGCACCCTGACCGCCCAACTCCTGCACCACGGCGGGCACGTCCTGGTTCTCGACGCCAAGCGCATCTCCCAGTCGTGGGCGCGCGCCCTGCCGACGGCGACCTACCGCCGCGACATCACCGACATCCACGACGCCCTCCTCGGCCTCCGCTCCGAACTGAAGCACCGCATCGACCACGCCGACGAGCACGGTGACACCGACGGCCTACACCGCCTTACAGCGGTGTTCGAGTCCGCCGTCCACACCCTGCGGCAGCTGTCCCGCCACTGGGACAAGGTCCGTCAGGCGGGCAAGGCGAAGACGTCCCCGGCCGTCGACATGTACGAGGAACTCCTCTTCGCGGGGCGCGAGGCCCGCGTCCACGTCCTCGCCAGCGCCCAGGGCTACAGCGCCGCGCTGGGACGTGAGCAGTTCTCCACCGTGCTCCCTGGACGGGTCACCACCCGCACCTGGAGCCAGGCAGGCCCGCAGGTCGACACCGTCCCGAAGGCCGGCACCCACCCGGGCCGCTGCCACACCGTGCAACGCTCCACCGCCCCCCCCTCCCGGCGACTCGCCGAAACCCGGTTTCGGCGAGCCGCCGGTGTGTCCCTATCCGGCGAGCGCTGA
- a CDS encoding DMT family transporter — protein sequence MQSSSIVPVWRGALYVAIAATAWGTGGAVAVEMYDVGGIGPVAVSFWRFLTGLGLLLAAHAVWRVRRPETGSSLRAMFTANPRRALITGFGMAVAQAAYFASVQQAGLAVGTVATLGLGPVLVSVGARLTLGERTGAAGAAAVVSGVAGLALLMGGADGSTGPNPLLGIGYALLSAAGYGGITLLGRFAGRDTPGGPFESTLPGVTVGTLCLLPMAMWEGLVPDMDRPAWTLGLILYLGAVPTALAYVLLFIGLRVVRATTASVIALVDPLTAAAIGVLLFGERLNAMALTGTALLLFAVLFLAAREASGQPRSPRTPGPDRVRERHATHPSVPTEK from the coding sequence TTGCAGTCCTCTTCCATCGTGCCCGTGTGGCGGGGCGCCCTCTACGTCGCGATCGCGGCTACGGCCTGGGGCACCGGCGGTGCCGTGGCCGTCGAAATGTATGACGTCGGCGGGATCGGTCCTGTCGCGGTTTCCTTCTGGCGGTTTCTGACCGGACTCGGGCTGCTCCTGGCGGCCCACGCCGTCTGGCGGGTCAGGCGGCCCGAGACGGGGTCCTCGCTGCGGGCGATGTTCACGGCGAACCCCCGGCGGGCCCTGATTACGGGCTTCGGAATGGCGGTGGCCCAGGCTGCCTACTTCGCCTCCGTGCAGCAGGCCGGACTGGCCGTGGGCACAGTGGCGACCCTGGGTCTGGGCCCGGTACTGGTGTCCGTCGGCGCTCGGTTGACCCTGGGCGAGCGCACCGGCGCCGCCGGAGCCGCCGCGGTGGTGAGCGGCGTTGCCGGCCTGGCGCTGCTGATGGGGGGAGCCGACGGGAGCACCGGCCCCAATCCCCTTCTGGGCATCGGATACGCGCTGCTCTCCGCCGCCGGCTACGGGGGTATCACCCTGCTGGGCCGCTTCGCCGGCCGGGACACCCCCGGTGGCCCCTTCGAGTCCACGCTGCCCGGCGTCACCGTGGGCACGCTCTGCCTCCTGCCGATGGCCATGTGGGAGGGCTTAGTGCCCGATATGGACCGGCCGGCGTGGACCCTCGGCCTGATCCTCTATCTCGGGGCGGTGCCGACGGCGCTGGCGTACGTCCTGCTCTTCATCGGCCTCCGGGTGGTCCGGGCGACCACGGCCTCCGTGATCGCCCTGGTCGATCCGCTCACTGCGGCGGCCATCGGCGTCCTGCTCTTCGGCGAGCGGCTGAACGCGATGGCCCTCACAGGCACGGCCCTGCTGCTCTTCGCCGTGCTCTTCCTCGCGGCCCGCGAGGCGTCCGGGCAGCCACGCTCGCCAAGGACTCCTGGCCCTGACCGGGTCCGCGAAAGGCACGCCACGCATCCGTCCGTGCCAACCGAGAAATGA